The Pseudomonas multiresinivorans DNA window TCAGCCTGGGCGTCGGCACCGCGGTGCCCGCCTCCAGCGACCGCCCGCTGGACTTCGTCGCGGCGGTGGACCGGTTGCTCTACCAGGCCAAGCAGGCCGGGCGCGACCGGCTGGTGGCGGCGCAGTGGAAGCGCGGCGACGACCTGCGGCGCGATGCGGTGCTCTGAGGCCACTGCGACGACCTGACTCGACAATCAGGGCGGGCACTGGCGCCAGAGCTGTCTAAGCTCTATAGCCACACGCGCGTGCCGGCGGCAGCGCGGTGGCCTCACAAGGGCCGCCGCCCGCTGCGCCAACCCCATGGAACACCTGGCCCGGAGCCGGCATTGCGTAGAGCCGACCCCGTAACCAGGACCCCTGACCATGCACGATATCGACCCCGTCGAAACCCAGGAATGGCTGGACGCGCTGGAATCCGTACTGGAAAAAGAAGGCGAAGAGCGCGCCCACTACCTGATGACTCGCCTCGGCGAGCTGGCCAGCCGAACCGGCACGCAACTGCCCTACGCCATCACCACGCCCTATCGCAACACCATTCCGGTCGGCCATGAAGCGCGCATGCCCGGCGACCTGTTCATGGAGCGGCGCATCCGCTCGCTGGTGCGCTGGAACGCACTGGCAATGGTCATGCGTGCCAACCACAAGGACCCGTCGCTGGGCGGGCACATCTCCACCTTCGCTTCCTCGGCGACCCTCTACGACATCGGCTTCAACTACTTCTTCAATGGCCCCACCGAGGAACACGCCGGCGACCTGATCTACTTCCAGGGCCACGCCTCTCCGGGCGTCTACGCCCGCGCCTACATCGAGGGGCTGCTCAGCGACGAGCAGCTGGAGAACTTCCGCCAGGAGGTGGATGGCAAGGGAGTCTCCTCCTACCCGCACCCCCGGCTGATGCCGCACTTCTGGCAGTTCCCCACGGTGTCCATGGGCCTGGGGCCGATCCAGGCGATCTACCAGGCGCGCTTCATGAAATACCTGGAGAGCCGCGGCTTCATTCCCGCCGGCAAGCAGAAGGTCTGGTGCTTCCTCGGCGACGGCGAGACCGACGAGCCCGAATCCCTCGGTGCGATTTCCCTGGCCGGGCGCGAGAAGCTCGACAACCTGATCTTCGTGGTGAACTGCAACCTGCAGCGTCTGGACGGCCCGGTGCGCGGCAACGGCAAGATCATCCAGGAGCTGGAAGGCGTGTTCCGTGGCGCCAACTGGAACGTGATCAAGGTGATCTGGGGGCGCCTGTGGGACCCGCTATTCGCCAAGGACACCGCCGGCCTGCTGCAGGCGCGGATGGACGAAGCGGTAGACGGCGACTACCAGAACTACAAGGCCAAGGACGGCGCTTACGTCCGCGAGCACTTCTTCGGCAAGCGGCCCGAGTTGCTGGAGATGGTCAAGGACCTCTCCGACGAGGAGGTCTGGAAGCTCAACCGTGGCGGCCACGACCCGTACAAGGTCTATGCGGCCTACCACCAGGCGGTGAACCACAAGGGCCAGCCCAGCGTGGTCCTGGCCAAGACCATCAAGGGCTACGGCACCGGCACCGGCGAGGCGAAGAACATCGCCCACAACATCCACGAGATCGACGTGGACAGCCTGCGCGCCTTCCGCGACCGTTTCGACATCCCGATCAAGGACGCCGACCTGCCCAGGCTGCCCTTCTATCGCCCCGACGAGGACAGCGCCGAGGCGCGCTACCTGAAGGAACGCCGGGCTGCCCTGGGCGGCTTCATGCCCCATCGCCATGGCAACAGCCAGGCCATCCCGGCACCGCCGCTGGAAACGCTCAAGGCGCTGCTCGACGGCTCAGGCGACCGCGAGATTTCCACCACCATGGCGTTCGTGCGGATCATCTCGCAGTTGGTCAAGGACAAGGAACTGGGCCAGCGCATCGTGCCGATCATCCCGGACGAAGCCCGCACCTTCGGCATGGAGGGCATGTTCCGCCAGCTCGGCATCTACTCCTCGGTGGGCCAGCTCTACGAGCCCGTCGACAAGGAGCAGCTGATGTTCTATCGCGAGGACAAGAAGGGCCAGATCCTCGAGGAAGGCATCACCGAGGCCGGCGCCATGTCGTCGTTCATCGCAGCCGGCACCGCGTACAGCAACTATCGCCAGCCGATGCTGCCGTTCTACATCTTCTATTCGATGTTCGGCTTCCAGCGTATCGGCGACCTCGCCTGGGCGGCCGGCGATAGCCTGACCCGCGGCTTCCTCCTCGGCGGTACCGCCGGGCGCACCACGCTCAACGGCGAAGGCCTGCAGCATGAGGACGGCCACAGCCACGTGCTCGCCTCGGTCATCCCCAACTGCCGCACCTACGACCCGACCTACTCCTACGAGCTGGCGGTGATCATCAGGGAAGGCGTGCGGCAGATGATGGAGGAGCAGCAGGACGTCTTCTACTACATCACCGTGATGAACGAGAACTACCCGCACCCGCCACTGCCCAAGGGCGTCGAGGAAGGGATCATCAAGGGCATGTACCTGCTCGACGAGGACAAGCGCGGCGCCGCGCACCACGTCCAGCTGCTCGGCTCGGGAACCATCCTGCGCGAGGTCGAGGCGGCGGCGAGAATCCTGCGCGAGGACTTCGGCGTAGGCGCGGACGTCTGGTCCGTGCCCAGCTTCAACGAACTGCGCCGCGACGGCCTGGCCGTGGAACGCTGGAATCGCCTGCATCCGGGGCAGAAACCGCGTGCGAGCTACGTCGAGCACTGCCTCGGCGGCCGGCGCGGGCCGGTGATCGCTTCCACCGACTACATGAAGGTCTACGCCGAACAGATTCGCCAGTGGGTGCCGACCAAGGAATTCAAGGTACTGGGCACCGACGGCTTTGGCCGCAGCGACACCCGCGCGAGGCTCCGTCACTTCTTCGAGGTGGACCGCCACTGGGTGGTGCTCGCCGCGCTGGAGGCGCTGGCCGATCGCGGCGACATCGAGCCGAAAGTGGTGGCCGAGGCCATCGCCAAGTTCGGCCTCGACCCGGAAAAACCCAACCCGCTTGACTGCTGAGGAGAGGCACCGTGAGCGAGACCATCCGCGTACCCGACATCGGCAACGGCGAAGGCGAAGTCATCGAACTGCTGGTCAAGGTCGGCGATCGCATCGAGGCCGACCAGAGCCTGCTGACCCTGGAATCCGACAAGGCCAGCATGGAAATTCCTGCGCCGAAAGCCGGCGTGGTGAAGGCGATCAAGGTGAAGATCGGCGACATCCTCAAGGAAGGCGACGAGATTCTCGAGCTGGAAGCCGAAAACAGCACCACCCAGGCCAAGGCCGAGGAGCCCGCCAAACCGGCAGCCGAACAACCCGCGCCCGCCGCACCGGCCCCGCAATCCGCGCCTGCGGGAGGCGGTGGCGTGGAAACCATCAAGGTGCCGGACATCGGCGACGGCCAGGGCGAAATCATCGAACTGATGGTCAAGGTCGGCGACCGCATCGAGGCCGACCAGAGCCTGCTGACCCTGGAATCGGACAAGGCCAGCATGGAGATTCCTGTGCCGAAAGCCGGCGTGGTGAAGGCGATCAAGGTGAAGATCGGCGACACCCTCAAGGAAGGCGACGACATCCTCGAACTGGAAACCGAGGGCGGCGCCGCACCCGCCAGCATTCCGGCCGCTGCAGCGCCCGCCTCCGCACCAGCTCCAGCCCCCACTCCGGCGAAGGAACAGCAGGCCGCACCTGCGGCCAGCGGCGGCATCGAGACCATCCGCGTGCCGGATATCGGCAACGGCCAGGGCAACGTCATCGAACTGATGGTCAAGGTGGGTGACTCCATCGAGGCCGACCAGAGCCTGCTGACGCTGGAGTCGGACAAGGCCAGCATGGAAATCCCCGCGCCCAGGGCCGGCGTGGTGAAAGCCATCAAGGTGAAGATCGGCGACACGCTCAAGGAAGGCGACGAAATCCTCGAGCTGGAAGTTGCAGGTAGCGCTCCAGCCCAGGCTTTGGCTCCCAGCCCGGAGAACCCCGCCGCCCCTGTCGCCCCATCACCTGTGCAGCCCAAGGCGCCAGAAGTGGCGCCCGTCGGTGCGCCTAGTCGTGACGGCACCAAGGTCCATGCCGGGCCGGCGGTGCGCATGCTCGCCCGCGAGTTCGGCGTCGACCTGGCGCAGGTTACCGGCACCGGGCCCAAGGGCCGCATCCTCAAGGAGGACGTGCAGTTGTTCGTGAAGGAGCAACTGCAACGGAGCAAGCCCGGCGCAGCGGCAGGAGCCACTGGCGGCGCAGGGATTCCGCCGATTCCGGAAATCGACTTCAGCAAGTTCGGCGAAATCGAAGAAGTGGCCATGACCCGGCTGATGCAGGTCGGCGCCAGCAACCTGCACCGCAGCTGGCTGAACGTGCCCCACGTGACCCAGTTCGAGTCCGCCGACATCACCGAGGCGGAAGCCTTCCGCATCGCGCAGAAGGCGGCGGCGGAAAAGGCCGGGACCAAGCTGACCATCCTGCCGATCCTGCTCAAGGCCTGCGCCCACCTGCTGCGCGAGCTGCCGGACTTCAACAGCTCACTGGCGCCCAGCGGCAAGGCGCTGATCCGCAAGCATTACGTGCACATCGGCTTCGCCGTGGACACGCCGGATGGCCTGCTGGTGCCGGTGATCCGCGACGTGGACAGGAAAGGGCTGCTGCAGCTTGCCCTGGAAGCCGCCGAACTGGCGGAGAAGGCACGGACCAAGAAGCTCTCCGCCGACGCGATGCAGGGCGCCTGCTTCACCATCTCCAGCCTGGGGCATATCGGCGGCACCGGCTTCACGCCCATCGTCAATGCGCCGGAAGTGGCGATCCTCGGCGTGAGCAAGGCGACGATGCAGCCGGTGTGGGACGGCAAGGCCTTCCAACCGCGGCTGATGCTGCCGTTGTCGCTGTCCTATGACCACCGGGTGATCAACGGTGCGGCAGCGGCGCGGTTCACTCGGCGGCTCGGAGAGGTGCTGGGGGATATTCGCAGTTTGTTGCTATAGCGCCCTTCCCGGCGCGGTTCGCGAGCAAGCTCGCTCCTACGAAGAGCGAGTCGGATGCGCTTCCTGTAGGAGCGAGCTTGCTCGCGAACCTGTCACATCCGATCCAGCGGAATCCGCAGGTACCGCACGCCATTGGCCTCGGCTTCGGGCAACACGCCGCCGCGCATGTTCACCTGGATCGACGGCCAGATCAGCGCCGGGGCGTTCAGCGTCGCATCGCGGGCCACGCGCATGGCGACGAAGGCATCCTCGTTGATACCGTCGTGCACATGCACGTTTTCCCTGCGCTCGCGCTCGACCGTGGTCTGGTGCTGGTGCTCCTCGCGCCCCTCCGTCAGGTAGTCGTGGCAGAGGAACAGCCGGGTCGAATCGGGCAGCGCGAACAGCCGCTGGATCGAACGGTACAACTGCTGCGCATCGCCGCCGGGGAAATCGCAGCGGGCGGTGCCATAGTCAGGCATGAACAGCGTGTCGCCGACGAAGGCCGCATCGCCGATGCGGTAGGTCATGCAGGCCGGCGTGTGACCGGGAGTGTGCAGGGCCTCGGCGTGCAGGTTGCCGATGGTGAACACTTCGCCGTCCGCGAACAGGTGGTCGAACTGGCTGCCGTCGCAAGGGAAGTCTTCGCCCAGGTTGAACAGCCCGGCAAAGGTGCGCTGCACCTGGGCAATGCTGGAGCCGATGGCCAGGCGTCCGCCCAATTCACCCGTGAGCCACGCCGATGCGGACAGGTGGTCGGCGTGCAGGTGCGTTTCCAGCAGCCACTCCACCGTCAGGCCCTGTTCGCGCACATAGGCCGCGATGCGCCGGGCGCTGTCATGGCTGACCCGGCCCGCTGCGGCGTCATAGTCCAGCACCGGATCGACAATGGCGCAATGGCTCGTGACAGGGTCGGCGACCACATAGCTGTAGGTGGACGTGGCGGTGTCGAAGAAGTGCTGGATGCGGGCGGTCATGCCGGGTTCCTTGCTGTCGGGGCCAGTGCGCCGAGCGGTTTCTCGTAGCGCCAGGCATCGCTGCCGTCTTCATAGAAGCCGGCACTGCAGGCGAAGCGGACGTAGCCGCTGCGCTCGTAAAGGCCGATGGCGCCGGCGTTGTCGGTGCGCACCTCCAGGCGCAGGCGCCGGCAACCGCGCGCCCGGGCCTGCTCTTCGCACCGCTCCAACAGCGCACCGCCAAGGCCCTGCCCTCGCGCTTGCCGGGAAATCGCCAGGGAGTATAGGCGGGCGATGTCCGAGCCCCGTCTCAGCAGGAGCAACGCGTAGCCCAGCAACTCTCCATCACGGTCGGCAACCAGCAGGATGGCGCTGGGTGTTCCGATCAGTCTGCGAAAGCTGCGGCCACTCATGCGATCCTGCTCGAAACACTCTTCTTCCAGCTCCAGCAAGTTTGCCAGATCGGCCGGCGCGGCAAGGCGATATAACAGCGACATGGGCACTCCGTAAAACTTTCGTAATGAACCGGGACATTTCCTGAAGTTACTGCTTAATAGACACACGGCAACTTTCAGACAGGTCCGTGAACAATGTCTTCGTTACACACTAACTTCCATGAAAAGTTCAGCGCAAGTTCCCTGCATGTCGTCACCAACGCCTCTGCGGAGCCTCCTTCAGCCAGGGCCAGCCAGGTTCTGATCATCGTCGAGCGCAAGGAAGACTGGGCGTCCTATATTCCCAGCGAAGATATGCTGAGCGCCCGCGAGTATCTGGAAGATTCGCATCAGTTCGAATCGGGAAAGCGCTTCCAGGTCATCAACCTGTGCCGCAACTATAAATATCTCGGCCACGGTTATTACTGTTCACTATTGGCCGAAGCGCGGGGCCACAAGGTGATTCCGTCGGTACGCACCATAAGCGAACTGGCGAAGAAATCCCTCTACGGCCTGGCCCTGGACGGCCTGGAAAGATCCCTGGAAAAAGCCCTCGCCCAGCATCCCTGCGCCAGCACCGACGGCTTCACCCTGCGCCTGTATTTCGGCCATACGGACCTTGAGCCGCTGCAGCCCATCGCCCGCCAGCTGTTCGAGGCCTTCCCCTGCCCCATTCTGCTGGTGGACTTCCGCCGCACCGACGCCTGGCACATCGCGGGCATCCGCCCCGGCGCGCTGCACAAGCTGCGCGATAACCAGGAGGACCAGTTCGCCGACGCCCTCGACCGCTTCAGCCGGCGCGTCTGGCGCCAGCCCAATTCGCGGCGCCTGGCGCGCTACGACCTGGCCATCCTGCACAACCCGGCGGAAAGCCTGCCGCCCTCCAATGCCGGCGCCCTGGAAGGCTTCGTCCGGGTCGGCCGGCAACTGGGCATCGACGTCGAGCTGATCGAGAAGAAGGACTACGCGCGGCTGGCCGAGTACGACGCGCTGCTGATCCGCGAGACCACCAGCGTTGACGACCACACCTATCGCTTCGCCAAGAAAGCAGAGAGCGAGGGGCTGATCGTGATGGACGACCCGGCGTCGATCCTGCGTTGCACCAACAAGGTCTACCTCACCGACCTGCTGCGCAGCCACGGCCTGGGCATGCCGGCCACGGAAATCCTCTACAAGGACAACCCGCAGGAACTGGAGCGCGTCGGCGCGCGGCTGGGCTTCCCGCTGGTGCTGAAGATCCCCGACGGCTGCTTCTCCCGTGGCGTCTACAAGGTCGAGGACGCCCAGCAACTGCACAGCGTGAGTGCCGAGCTGTTCGAGCACTCGGTGCTGCTGCTCGCCCAGGAGTACCTCTACACCGAGTTCGACTGGCGCATCGGCATCCTCAACCGCCAGCCGGTGTTCGCCTGCCAGTACTTCATGTCGCGCGGGCACTGGCAGATCGTCCAGCACAAGGCCGACGGCGAGGTGATCGGCGAGTGCCGCACGCTGCCGGTGGAAAGCGCGCCGCCTGCCGTCGTGGAGCTGGCACTGAAGACCGCCAACCTGATCGGCGACGGCCTTTACGGCGTCGACCTGAAGGAGGTGGACGGCGAAGTGGTGGTCATCGAAGTGAACGACAACCCCAACCTCGACGCCGGCATCGAGGATGCCTGCCTCAAGGACGACCTTTACCGCCGGGTGCTGGAGGAATTCATCCGCCGCCTGGAACTCAAGCGCCGCGGCCAGGCGCTCTGAGCGAACTGCCCAAGGAGAATCCCATGGAAGCCACGCATATCGGCCTGACCATCCTGATCGCCATCGTCGTGTTCGGCACCGCGATCAATTACTTCGACCACCGCATGAAGCCACGCGAGGTGCGCGAACAGGCAAGGCGCAAGGCTCAGCCAAAGCGCACGCAGTAGATCGGCGG harbors:
- a CDS encoding RimK family protein, with the translated sequence MHVVTNASAEPPSARASQVLIIVERKEDWASYIPSEDMLSAREYLEDSHQFESGKRFQVINLCRNYKYLGHGYYCSLLAEARGHKVIPSVRTISELAKKSLYGLALDGLERSLEKALAQHPCASTDGFTLRLYFGHTDLEPLQPIARQLFEAFPCPILLVDFRRTDAWHIAGIRPGALHKLRDNQEDQFADALDRFSRRVWRQPNSRRLARYDLAILHNPAESLPPSNAGALEGFVRVGRQLGIDVELIEKKDYARLAEYDALLIRETTSVDDHTYRFAKKAESEGLIVMDDPASILRCTNKVYLTDLLRSHGLGMPATEILYKDNPQELERVGARLGFPLVLKIPDGCFSRGVYKVEDAQQLHSVSAELFEHSVLLLAQEYLYTEFDWRIGILNRQPVFACQYFMSRGHWQIVQHKADGEVIGECRTLPVESAPPAVVELALKTANLIGDGLYGVDLKEVDGEVVVIEVNDNPNLDAGIEDACLKDDLYRRVLEEFIRRLELKRRGQAL
- the aceE gene encoding pyruvate dehydrogenase (acetyl-transferring), homodimeric type; translated protein: MHDIDPVETQEWLDALESVLEKEGEERAHYLMTRLGELASRTGTQLPYAITTPYRNTIPVGHEARMPGDLFMERRIRSLVRWNALAMVMRANHKDPSLGGHISTFASSATLYDIGFNYFFNGPTEEHAGDLIYFQGHASPGVYARAYIEGLLSDEQLENFRQEVDGKGVSSYPHPRLMPHFWQFPTVSMGLGPIQAIYQARFMKYLESRGFIPAGKQKVWCFLGDGETDEPESLGAISLAGREKLDNLIFVVNCNLQRLDGPVRGNGKIIQELEGVFRGANWNVIKVIWGRLWDPLFAKDTAGLLQARMDEAVDGDYQNYKAKDGAYVREHFFGKRPELLEMVKDLSDEEVWKLNRGGHDPYKVYAAYHQAVNHKGQPSVVLAKTIKGYGTGTGEAKNIAHNIHEIDVDSLRAFRDRFDIPIKDADLPRLPFYRPDEDSAEARYLKERRAALGGFMPHRHGNSQAIPAPPLETLKALLDGSGDREISTTMAFVRIISQLVKDKELGQRIVPIIPDEARTFGMEGMFRQLGIYSSVGQLYEPVDKEQLMFYREDKKGQILEEGITEAGAMSSFIAAGTAYSNYRQPMLPFYIFYSMFGFQRIGDLAWAAGDSLTRGFLLGGTAGRTTLNGEGLQHEDGHSHVLASVIPNCRTYDPTYSYELAVIIREGVRQMMEEQQDVFYYITVMNENYPHPPLPKGVEEGIIKGMYLLDEDKRGAAHHVQLLGSGTILREVEAAARILREDFGVGADVWSVPSFNELRRDGLAVERWNRLHPGQKPRASYVEHCLGGRRGPVIASTDYMKVYAEQIRQWVPTKEFKVLGTDGFGRSDTRARLRHFFEVDRHWVVLAALEALADRGDIEPKVVAEAIAKFGLDPEKPNPLDC
- a CDS encoding MBL fold metallo-hydrolase; the encoded protein is MTARIQHFFDTATSTYSYVVADPVTSHCAIVDPVLDYDAAAGRVSHDSARRIAAYVREQGLTVEWLLETHLHADHLSASAWLTGELGGRLAIGSSIAQVQRTFAGLFNLGEDFPCDGSQFDHLFADGEVFTIGNLHAEALHTPGHTPACMTYRIGDAAFVGDTLFMPDYGTARCDFPGGDAQQLYRSIQRLFALPDSTRLFLCHDYLTEGREEHQHQTTVERERRENVHVHDGINEDAFVAMRVARDATLNAPALIWPSIQVNMRGGVLPEAEANGVRYLRIPLDRM
- a CDS encoding GNAT family N-acetyltransferase; amino-acid sequence: MSLLYRLAAPADLANLLELEEECFEQDRMSGRSFRRLIGTPSAILLVADRDGELLGYALLLLRRGSDIARLYSLAISRQARGQGLGGALLERCEEQARARGCRRLRLEVRTDNAGAIGLYERSGYVRFACSAGFYEDGSDAWRYEKPLGALAPTARNPA
- the aceF gene encoding dihydrolipoyllysine-residue acetyltransferase, whose amino-acid sequence is MSETIRVPDIGNGEGEVIELLVKVGDRIEADQSLLTLESDKASMEIPAPKAGVVKAIKVKIGDILKEGDEILELEAENSTTQAKAEEPAKPAAEQPAPAAPAPQSAPAGGGGVETIKVPDIGDGQGEIIELMVKVGDRIEADQSLLTLESDKASMEIPVPKAGVVKAIKVKIGDTLKEGDDILELETEGGAAPASIPAAAAPASAPAPAPTPAKEQQAAPAASGGIETIRVPDIGNGQGNVIELMVKVGDSIEADQSLLTLESDKASMEIPAPRAGVVKAIKVKIGDTLKEGDEILELEVAGSAPAQALAPSPENPAAPVAPSPVQPKAPEVAPVGAPSRDGTKVHAGPAVRMLAREFGVDLAQVTGTGPKGRILKEDVQLFVKEQLQRSKPGAAAGATGGAGIPPIPEIDFSKFGEIEEVAMTRLMQVGASNLHRSWLNVPHVTQFESADITEAEAFRIAQKAAAEKAGTKLTILPILLKACAHLLRELPDFNSSLAPSGKALIRKHYVHIGFAVDTPDGLLVPVIRDVDRKGLLQLALEAAELAEKARTKKLSADAMQGACFTISSLGHIGGTGFTPIVNAPEVAILGVSKATMQPVWDGKAFQPRLMLPLSLSYDHRVINGAAAARFTRRLGEVLGDIRSLLL